From one Holophagales bacterium genomic stretch:
- a CDS encoding xanthine dehydrogenase family protein molybdopterin-binding subunit, whose amino-acid sequence MPPWGETKVVGKPLPRVDAYERVSGSAVYPLDFALPDMLHAAILRCPHAHAVVKSVDTSAAEKMPGVRAVITGKTPGADIPWFRGRGKWYSKLFDERARYEGDEVAAVAAETRAQAFDALKAIKVAYEELAFVLDPREALASDAPPIHEGTNRYGDPADYARGDVAAGFAAADAVVEGTFSTACEIHSPMEVHGSVVKWDGNRLTVWDTTQGVFEVQTAVAQSLKLPLANVRVIGHYMGGGFGSKLEAGKYTVIAALLAKTTARPVKLFLTREEEFLASGNRPANTMTVKVGAKKDGTLTAIEFSSIGSGGAYPNGASTSFLATDLYTCPNVKARDENVAINAGRARAMRAPGFPQGAWALEQAMDALAVKLGMDPVALRLANVPKVSQRRGNQPYTSTGLAETLRDGAKAFGWSEATKRAKGDGPIRKGVGVASALWGYGGGPPATVVVKLYADGSVNVNTGAADIGTGTKTVMAQVVAEELGVPVEKIQIEHADTGTTQYSGPSGGSKTVPSDMPAARAAAIEVRNKLLAGAAEDLKLPVEELRLEGPDVVSSKDPSKKVAVTAVKALERHQVLVGVGTRGPNVEGKVISMFATHFAEVEVNTRTGEVTVTRLLAAQDSARVMNRLTFECQVQGGLVMGLGLGRTEERVLDRQTGKMCNANWHDYKIPTALDVPAEQKVLSVDLVDTECNTAGAKGVGEPSTIPTAAAIANAVHDAVGVRVFDSPITPPRLVALLSGRGKKG is encoded by the coding sequence ATGCCGCCGTGGGGCGAGACGAAGGTGGTGGGCAAGCCGCTGCCGCGTGTCGACGCCTACGAGCGCGTCAGCGGCTCGGCCGTCTACCCGCTCGACTTCGCCCTCCCCGACATGCTCCACGCGGCGATCCTCCGCTGCCCGCACGCCCACGCCGTCGTGAAGTCGGTCGACACGAGCGCGGCGGAGAAGATGCCGGGCGTCCGCGCCGTGATCACCGGGAAGACGCCGGGCGCGGACATCCCGTGGTTCCGCGGGCGCGGCAAGTGGTATTCGAAGCTCTTCGACGAGAGGGCGCGGTACGAGGGAGACGAGGTCGCCGCGGTCGCCGCGGAGACCCGCGCCCAGGCGTTCGACGCGTTGAAGGCGATCAAGGTCGCGTACGAGGAGCTCGCGTTCGTCCTGGACCCGCGCGAGGCGCTCGCGTCCGACGCTCCGCCGATCCACGAAGGGACGAACCGCTACGGCGACCCGGCCGACTACGCACGCGGCGACGTCGCGGCGGGTTTCGCGGCGGCGGACGCCGTCGTCGAGGGGACGTTCTCGACCGCCTGCGAGATCCACTCCCCGATGGAGGTGCACGGATCGGTCGTGAAGTGGGACGGGAACCGCCTCACGGTCTGGGACACCACGCAGGGCGTCTTCGAGGTCCAGACGGCCGTGGCGCAGTCGCTGAAGCTCCCCCTCGCGAACGTCCGCGTCATCGGCCACTACATGGGGGGCGGGTTCGGCTCGAAGCTCGAGGCCGGGAAGTACACGGTCATCGCGGCGCTCCTGGCGAAGACGACGGCTCGGCCGGTCAAGCTCTTCCTCACCCGCGAGGAGGAGTTCCTCGCCTCCGGGAACCGCCCGGCGAACACGATGACCGTGAAGGTCGGGGCGAAGAAGGACGGCACGCTCACGGCGATCGAGTTCTCCTCGATCGGCTCCGGCGGGGCCTACCCCAACGGCGCGTCGACGTCCTTCCTCGCGACGGACCTCTACACCTGCCCGAACGTGAAGGCCCGCGACGAGAACGTCGCGATCAACGCGGGCCGGGCCCGCGCGATGCGGGCCCCGGGCTTCCCCCAGGGAGCGTGGGCGCTCGAGCAGGCGATGGACGCGCTCGCGGTCAAGCTCGGGATGGACCCCGTCGCGCTCCGGCTCGCGAACGTTCCGAAAGTGAGCCAGCGCCGCGGGAACCAGCCCTACACGTCGACAGGCCTCGCGGAGACGCTCCGCGACGGCGCGAAGGCGTTCGGCTGGAGTGAGGCGACGAAGCGCGCGAAGGGGGACGGACCGATTCGAAAGGGGGTCGGCGTCGCGTCGGCCCTCTGGGGTTACGGGGGAGGCCCGCCGGCGACGGTCGTCGTGAAGCTCTACGCGGACGGGAGCGTCAACGTGAACACCGGCGCCGCCGACATCGGCACCGGGACGAAGACGGTGATGGCGCAGGTCGTCGCCGAGGAGCTCGGCGTGCCGGTCGAGAAGATCCAGATCGAGCACGCCGACACCGGGACGACGCAGTACAGCGGGCCGAGCGGCGGCTCGAAGACGGTGCCGTCCGACATGCCGGCGGCACGCGCCGCGGCGATCGAGGTGAGGAACAAGCTCCTCGCAGGGGCCGCGGAGGACCTCAAGCTTCCCGTCGAGGAGCTGCGGCTCGAGGGTCCCGACGTCGTCTCGTCGAAGGACCCGTCGAAGAAGGTCGCCGTCACCGCCGTGAAGGCGCTCGAGAGGCACCAGGTCCTCGTCGGCGTCGGGACGCGCGGCCCGAACGTCGAAGGGAAGGTCATCTCGATGTTCGCGACGCACTTCGCCGAGGTCGAGGTGAACACGCGCACCGGCGAGGTGACGGTGACCCGACTCCTCGCCGCGCAGGACAGCGCCCGGGTCATGAACAGGCTCACTTTCGAGTGCCAGGTTCAGGGCGGCCTCGTCATGGGGCTCGGCCTCGGCCGGACCGAGGAGCGGGTCCTCGACCGCCAGACCGGGAAGATGTGCAACGCGAACTGGCACGACTACAAGATTCCGACGGCGCTCGACGTGCCGGCGGAGCAGAAGGTCCTCTCCGTCGACCTCGTCGACACCGAGTGCAATACCGCCGGCGCCAAGGGGGTCGGCGAGCCATCGACCATCCCGACGGCCGCCGCGATCGCAAACGCCGTCCACGATGCCGTCGGCGTCCGGGTCTTCGACTCCCCGATCACGCCGCCGAGGCTCGTCGCGCTCCTCTCCGGGCGCGGGAAGAAGGGGTGA